In one Methanobacterium sp. genomic region, the following are encoded:
- a CDS encoding hydrogenase maturation nickel metallochaperone HypA has product MCSVGGPMADIKMKKLKTKRYRCLDCDNEFKGIGRRIVCPACQSDNVEELE; this is encoded by the coding sequence ATGTGTTCAGTTGGAGGCCCAATGGCTGATATTAAAATGAAAAAACTTAAAACCAAAAGATATCGATGTTTGGATTGTGATAATGAGTTTAAAGGGATTGGAAGGAGAATAGTGTGCCCAGCATGTCAATCTGACAATGTAGAGGAACTAGAGTAA